The following are from one region of the Pirellulales bacterium genome:
- a CDS encoding SUMF1/EgtB/PvdO family nonheme iron enzyme — translation MMMTHRLLILLRSVRLLAAILLWAAAVPISRLPAAEGKAATPNPDAEAKAEAEMKPYTEQIPGTPVKFDMVPIPGGKFVMGSPAGEAERKEDEGPQHEVEIAPFWMGKCEVTWNEYELFMFSLDIQRRKVEGREPTEFDKLADAVTRPTKPYTDMTFGMGKEGYPVICMTQLAAKKYCEWLSAKTGHYYRLPTEAEWEYACRAGTKTAYSFGDSPDDLNDYAWYYDNSNEAYHPVGKKKPNPWGLHDMHGNVAEWCVDQYAPDAYTKATGANPLVVATKVEPRSVRGGSWDDDPAALRSAARRGSSKEWKQQDPQIPQSIWYYTDALFLGFRVVRPLNEPSAEEKIKFSADASQQ, via the coding sequence ATGATGATGACGCACCGATTGTTGATCCTTCTGCGAAGCGTGCGCCTGTTGGCCGCAATCCTTCTATGGGCAGCCGCGGTTCCGATTTCTCGGCTCCCGGCGGCCGAAGGCAAAGCGGCCACGCCGAATCCCGACGCCGAAGCCAAGGCCGAAGCGGAGATGAAACCTTACACCGAGCAAATCCCCGGCACGCCTGTCAAGTTCGACATGGTGCCGATTCCCGGGGGCAAGTTCGTGATGGGAAGCCCCGCCGGCGAAGCCGAGCGCAAGGAGGACGAAGGGCCGCAGCACGAGGTCGAGATCGCCCCGTTCTGGATGGGAAAGTGCGAGGTCACGTGGAACGAGTACGAACTGTTCATGTTCAGTCTCGACATTCAACGGCGCAAAGTCGAAGGGCGCGAGCCGACCGAGTTCGACAAGCTGGCAGACGCCGTCACCCGACCGACGAAGCCGTACACGGACATGACCTTCGGCATGGGTAAGGAAGGTTACCCGGTGATTTGCATGACGCAGCTCGCGGCCAAGAAATACTGCGAGTGGCTGTCGGCCAAGACCGGGCACTATTACCGCTTGCCCACCGAAGCCGAATGGGAATACGCCTGCCGGGCAGGCACGAAGACCGCCTATTCGTTTGGCGACAGCCCCGACGACCTGAACGACTACGCCTGGTACTACGACAACAGCAACGAAGCATATCACCCGGTGGGCAAGAAAAAGCCCAATCCCTGGGGATTGCACGACATGCACGGCAACGTGGCTGAATGGTGCGTCGACCAGTACGCGCCGGACGCCTACACGAAGGCGACGGGCGCCAACCCGCTTGTCGTGGCGACAAAGGTCGAGCCGCGCAGCGTGCGCGGGGGGTCGTGGGATGACGATCCGGCGGCGCTGCGCAGTGCCGCCCGACGCGGTTCGAGTAAGGAATGGAAGCAGCAGGATCCTCAAATTCCGCAGAGCATCTGGTATTATACGGATGCCTTGTTTCTGGGGTTCCGCGTGGTTCGCCCGCTGAATGAACCCTCGGCCGAGGAGAAAATCAAATTCTCGGCCGATGCTTCGCAGCAGTAA
- a CDS encoding SMP-30/gluconolactonase/LRE family protein → MKIYLLFAIIVVSAALANAAESLIAPGGEVKKLAGDFAFTEGPAADRDGNIYFSDIPNNRIMRWGNDGQLSTFRENSGGANGLCFDKQGNLLACEGGARRLTSISPAGEVTVLADSYEGKKLNSPNDLWIDPQGGVYFSDPRYGNMEGLELPGFYVFYLTPDRKKLTAVITDMVKPNGVLGSADGKQLFVADAGGSKTYLYMIQADGSLTDKKLFAGQGSDGLARDEQGNIYLTGGGITVYAPGGEKLETIAVPEGPANLKFGGPDRKTLYITARTSFYAVPMRVRGQ, encoded by the coding sequence ATGAAGATCTATCTGCTCTTTGCCATCATCGTCGTGAGCGCCGCACTGGCAAATGCCGCGGAATCGCTCATCGCCCCCGGCGGCGAAGTAAAGAAGCTCGCCGGGGATTTTGCCTTTACCGAAGGGCCGGCCGCCGATCGCGATGGGAACATTTATTTTTCGGACATACCCAATAACCGCATTATGCGGTGGGGAAACGATGGTCAGCTTTCCACCTTCCGCGAAAACTCGGGCGGAGCGAACGGCTTGTGCTTCGACAAGCAAGGAAATCTGTTGGCATGCGAAGGCGGCGCGCGGCGGCTGACGTCGATCTCGCCCGCCGGCGAAGTGACCGTCCTGGCCGACAGCTACGAGGGCAAGAAGCTGAATAGCCCCAACGACCTGTGGATCGATCCGCAGGGAGGGGTGTATTTCAGCGACCCGCGCTACGGCAACATGGAAGGTCTGGAGTTGCCCGGCTTTTACGTCTTTTATTTAACGCCCGATCGCAAGAAGCTGACGGCCGTGATTACCGACATGGTGAAGCCGAACGGCGTCCTCGGGTCGGCCGATGGCAAGCAGTTGTTCGTCGCCGACGCCGGCGGCAGCAAGACGTACCTCTACATGATTCAGGCTGACGGTTCGCTAACTGATAAGAAGTTGTTCGCCGGGCAGGGGTCCGATGGCCTCGCGCGTGACGAGCAAGGAAACATCTACCTGACCGGCGGCGGGATCACGGTCTACGCGCCAGGGGGCGAGAAGCTGGAAACCATCGCCGTGCCCGAGGGCCCCGCGAACCTGAAGTTCGGCGGCCCGGATCGCAAGACGCTCTACATCACCGCACGGACTTCGTTCTACGCGGTGCCGATGCGCGTGCGCGGGCAGTAA
- a CDS encoding FAD:protein FMN transferase → MLRLLALPLVSLCTVAGRPGIAPLRAADTSPLGRYEFAQVEMGMQFKLLLYAADQTAANRAAAAAFDRIHQLNGVMSDYDPASELSRLSDTAGQGRAVKVSDDLWFVLVAAQQLAERSDGAFDVTVGPYVKLWRRARREKEMPPAARMKDARQAVGYRYVKLTAEDRAVELLRPGMRLDLGGIAVGYAIDEAMIVLRQHGITRALVDGSGDILVSDPPPGERGWRIGVAPLEAKNGPPSRFLSLANCAVTTSGDAWQYVELEGKRYSHILDPRTGLGLTDRSLVIVVARDGITADSLTKAVAVLGPGQGLELVTEYPGAAALVLRPADGKIVQEESSNFRSFE, encoded by the coding sequence GTGCTGCGACTGTTGGCACTGCCACTGGTATCGCTGTGTACCGTCGCCGGGCGGCCGGGAATCGCTCCCCTGCGGGCCGCGGACACCTCTCCACTTGGGCGTTACGAGTTTGCACAAGTCGAGATGGGGATGCAATTCAAGCTGCTATTGTATGCAGCCGACCAGACGGCCGCAAATCGAGCCGCCGCAGCAGCTTTCGACCGGATTCACCAGCTCAATGGCGTGATGAGCGACTACGACCCGGCCAGCGAATTGTCGCGTTTGAGCGACACGGCCGGGCAGGGTCGCGCCGTCAAGGTCAGCGACGACCTGTGGTTTGTCCTGGTCGCCGCGCAGCAGCTTGCCGAGCGATCGGACGGCGCCTTCGACGTGACGGTCGGGCCCTACGTGAAGCTGTGGCGCCGAGCGCGGCGCGAGAAGGAAATGCCCCCCGCGGCTCGCATGAAAGATGCACGGCAGGCCGTCGGCTATCGTTACGTCAAACTCACAGCCGAAGACCGCGCGGTCGAATTGCTGCGGCCGGGCATGCGGTTGGATTTGGGCGGCATCGCGGTCGGCTACGCAATCGACGAGGCGATGATCGTCTTGCGCCAACATGGCATCACCCGCGCCCTGGTCGACGGTAGCGGCGATATCCTGGTCAGTGATCCCCCGCCCGGCGAACGGGGATGGCGGATCGGCGTGGCACCGCTGGAAGCCAAGAACGGCCCGCCGAGCCGTTTCCTGTCGCTGGCAAATTGCGCCGTGACGACCTCGGGCGACGCCTGGCAGTATGTCGAGCTGGAGGGTAAACGCTACTCGCACATCCTCGACCCGCGCACGGGGCTGGGGCTGACGGATCGCAGCCTGGTGATCGTCGTGGCGCGCGACGGCATCACGGCCGACAGCCTGACGAAGGCCGTGGCCGTGCTTGGGCCGGGCCAAGGTCTGGAACTGGTGACGGAATATCCTGGCGCGGCGGCGCTTGTGCTGCGGCCCGCGGATGGCAAAATCGTGCAGGAAGAATCGAGCAATTTCAGGAGCTTTGAATGA